Proteins co-encoded in one Mycobacterium mantenii genomic window:
- a CDS encoding MCE family protein — translation MRTRATLIKFGIFAVVMAMLTAFLFFIFGQYRTGATTEYSAVFTDVSRLKTGQSVRVAGIRVGTVNSVSLQPDKKVVVKFDADRSVVLTEGTRAAVRYLNLVGDRYLELVDGPGSPKHLPAGGQIPVNRTAPALDLDLLLGGLKPVTQGLNARDVNALTSGLLQVFQGQGGTLDSLFAKTTSFSNALADNDQTVQQLIDNLNIVIGTVSNDGKQFSGAIDRLEQLVSGLSNDRDTIGSAIDALDKGTASLADLLAEARPPLSGTIAQLNRLAPILDGDKDRLDAALQKAPQNYRKLVRLGVNGATIPYYICQFGLRGTDLNGKTVRANIFRSDAGRCTEP, via the coding sequence ATGAGAACGCGCGCCACGCTGATCAAGTTCGGCATCTTCGCGGTCGTGATGGCGATGCTGACCGCCTTCTTGTTCTTCATCTTCGGCCAGTACCGGACGGGTGCGACGACCGAGTATTCGGCGGTGTTCACCGACGTGTCGCGTCTGAAGACGGGCCAGTCGGTGCGGGTCGCCGGGATCCGGGTGGGCACGGTCAACAGCGTTTCGTTGCAGCCGGACAAAAAAGTTGTGGTGAAGTTCGACGCCGACCGCAGCGTCGTTCTCACCGAGGGCACCAGGGCGGCGGTCCGCTACCTCAACCTGGTGGGCGATCGCTACCTCGAGCTCGTCGATGGTCCGGGCTCGCCCAAGCATCTGCCGGCCGGCGGGCAGATTCCCGTCAACCGCACGGCGCCGGCGCTTGACCTCGATCTCTTGCTCGGCGGACTCAAACCCGTCACCCAGGGCCTGAATGCGCGCGACGTCAACGCCCTGACATCGGGTTTGCTGCAGGTCTTCCAGGGCCAGGGCGGGACTCTCGACTCGCTGTTCGCCAAGACGACATCGTTCTCGAACGCCTTGGCCGACAACGATCAAACCGTGCAGCAACTGATCGACAACCTCAACATCGTGATCGGCACGGTTTCCAATGACGGCAAACAGTTCTCCGGCGCGATCGACCGCCTCGAGCAGCTTGTCAGCGGGCTGTCGAATGACCGCGACACCATCGGATCGGCCATTGATGCACTGGACAAGGGAACCGCCTCGCTGGCGGATCTGCTTGCCGAGGCCCGCCCGCCGCTGTCCGGCACCATAGCTCAGTTGAATCGGCTGGCGCCGATACTCGACGGCGACAAGGACCGCCTCGACGCCGCACTCCAGAAGGCGCCACAGAACTACCGCAAGCTGGTGCGGCTCGGCGTGAACGGCGCCACCATCCCGTACTACATCTGCCAGTTCGGGCTCCGCGGCACGGATCTCAACGGCAAGACCGTGCGCGCCAATATCTTCAGGTCAGATGCAGGAAGGTGCACAGAACCCTGA
- a CDS encoding MCE family protein, which produces MLKYRGAQLVKPGLIGVILAVMVILVGLSPDRFIQWATMVRYQALFTEAGGLATGNPVIVSGMKVGTVSDVKLRHGDALVTFAMKGNILLGSETSAHIRTGTLLGERMLTVESAGTGTMHPMALIPVSRTSSPYSLTEAVSDLTSDTAGTNTTALNQSLDTLAATLDQIAPQMGPAFDALTRLSRTLNSRNKNLGELFKSAGDVTGILSERSMQVNKLILNSDSLLQVLVARRQEIVDLLANTSVVAKQLTALVHENESTLAPTLERLNRVTGVLEKNRDNIGKALPGLAKFQITVGEAISGMYAYQAFAPNFLIPQLFQELVDYLWGFRTFDTSKGPGFPSPVPRALTPWPYNSIPLCPGCTLGGRIGGSQ; this is translated from the coding sequence ATGCTCAAGTATCGCGGAGCTCAGCTCGTCAAGCCCGGCCTCATCGGCGTCATCCTGGCGGTGATGGTCATCCTGGTCGGCCTGTCGCCCGACCGCTTCATCCAATGGGCGACGATGGTCAGGTATCAGGCGCTGTTCACGGAAGCCGGCGGCCTTGCGACGGGCAACCCCGTAATCGTGTCGGGGATGAAGGTCGGCACGGTGTCGGATGTGAAGCTGCGCCACGGCGATGCCCTGGTGACCTTTGCGATGAAGGGCAACATCCTGCTCGGCTCGGAGACTTCCGCGCACATCCGCACGGGCACGCTGCTGGGCGAGCGGATGCTGACGGTGGAGTCCGCCGGCACCGGCACGATGCACCCGATGGCTCTCATCCCCGTCTCGCGCACGTCCTCGCCGTATTCGTTGACCGAAGCGGTCAGCGACCTGACTTCGGACACGGCCGGCACCAACACCACGGCGCTTAATCAATCGCTGGACACGCTGGCGGCGACGCTCGACCAGATCGCTCCCCAAATGGGGCCGGCCTTCGACGCGCTCACCCGGCTGTCACGAACCCTCAACAGCCGCAACAAGAACCTGGGCGAACTCTTCAAGAGTGCCGGCGACGTCACCGGCATACTTTCCGAACGCAGCATGCAGGTCAACAAGCTCATCCTCAACTCCGATTCCCTGCTGCAGGTGCTGGTCGCACGCCGGCAAGAGATCGTGGACCTGCTGGCCAACACGTCCGTGGTAGCCAAGCAGCTGACGGCGTTGGTGCACGAGAACGAAAGCACGTTGGCCCCGACGCTGGAGCGGCTGAACAGGGTGACCGGGGTGCTGGAGAAGAACCGCGACAACATCGGCAAAGCGCTGCCGGGTCTCGCCAAATTCCAGATCACTGTCGGTGAGGCCATCTCCGGTATGTACGCCTACCAGGCGTTCGCCCCGAACTTCCTTATCCCGCAACTCTTCCAGGAGCTGGTCGACTACCTCTGGGGATTCCGCACCTTCGATACTTCCAAGGGTCCCGGCTTCCCATCACCGGTGCCTCGGGCACTGACCCCCTGGCCGTACAACTCCATTCCACTGTGCCCTGGCTGCACGTTGGGCGGACGGATCGGAGGATCGCAATGA
- a CDS encoding MCE family protein, translating into MTSRIPRKRLAAVTAVVLVGLIVAGAAVVVRNTFFGPRTITAYFTTATAIYPHDEVRVSGVKVGNIKSIQPQGTQAKMVLTVDHDVPIPADAKAVIVAPNLVASRYVQLTPAYRDTGPVMHDGAVIPVERTAVPVEWDEVKTQLMRLATDLGPKSGVSGTSVGRFIDSAANALDGNGDKLRQTLGQLSGVGRILANGSGNIVDIIKNLQTFVAALRDSNVQIEQFNGRLATLTSVVNDSKSDLDAALTDLSTAVGEVQRFIAGTRNQTSEQIARLADVTQNLVDHHMALENILHAAPNAFGNFFNDYNADTGTIVGGFGLMNMANPTWGGQVLLSTPGCTQIGAIENITAVESGKLCSLFLGPGLRQTSWNNSPIPINPFIAKSIDPSRVLYTEPRLAPGGEGPKPAAPEIPPAVSAFTGLPGDPVGPPGAVPPERIPGAAMPLPPPPSTPVPPPPAPSTSGMLLPADGPQQ; encoded by the coding sequence ATGACCTCCCGGATCCCGCGCAAGCGACTGGCGGCCGTGACGGCGGTTGTCCTGGTCGGGCTGATCGTTGCCGGCGCCGCCGTGGTCGTTCGTAACACGTTCTTCGGCCCACGAACGATCACCGCCTACTTCACCACCGCCACCGCGATCTATCCCCATGACGAGGTGCGGGTTTCGGGTGTCAAAGTCGGCAACATCAAATCCATTCAGCCGCAAGGCACCCAGGCCAAGATGGTTCTCACCGTCGACCACGACGTGCCCATCCCGGCGGACGCCAAGGCGGTTATCGTCGCCCCGAACCTGGTGGCTTCCCGCTACGTCCAACTGACGCCGGCCTACCGCGACACCGGGCCGGTCATGCACGACGGTGCGGTTATCCCGGTCGAACGGACCGCAGTGCCGGTCGAGTGGGACGAGGTCAAAACCCAGTTGATGCGGCTGGCAACGGATTTGGGACCCAAGAGCGGGGTATCGGGCACGTCGGTGGGCCGGTTCATCGACAGCGCCGCCAACGCGCTCGACGGCAACGGCGACAAGCTGCGGCAAACACTCGGTCAATTGTCGGGCGTGGGACGGATCCTCGCCAACGGCAGCGGCAACATCGTCGACATCATCAAAAACCTGCAGACCTTCGTCGCCGCACTGCGCGACAGCAACGTGCAGATCGAACAGTTCAACGGTCGCCTGGCCACGCTCACCAGCGTGGTAAACGACAGCAAATCCGACCTGGACGCGGCGCTGACCGATCTGTCGACCGCGGTCGGTGAGGTGCAGCGATTCATCGCGGGGACTCGCAATCAGACCAGCGAGCAGATCGCCCGGTTGGCCGATGTCACGCAGAACCTGGTCGATCACCACATGGCCCTGGAAAACATCCTGCACGCGGCGCCGAACGCGTTCGGCAACTTCTTCAACGACTACAACGCCGACACCGGAACCATCGTGGGAGGATTCGGGCTGATGAATATGGCGAACCCCACCTGGGGCGGCCAGGTTCTGCTGTCCACTCCGGGCTGCACGCAAATCGGCGCCATCGAGAACATCACCGCGGTCGAATCGGGCAAGCTCTGCTCCCTGTTCCTCGGTCCCGGATTGCGGCAGACCAGCTGGAACAACTCGCCAATCCCGATCAACCCGTTCATAGCGAAGTCGATTGACCCGTCCAGGGTTCTCTACACCGAGCCGCGCCTGGCGCCGGGCGGCGAGGGCCCGAAACCCGCGGCACCAGAGATCCCGCCCGCAGTCTCGGCCTTCACCGGTCTGCCGGGTGATCCGGTGGGGCCCCCGGGGGCGGTGCCGCCGGAGCGGATACCGGGCGCGGCGATGCCGCTGCCGCCGCCACCGTCGACACCGGTGCCACCACCACCGGCGCCCAGCACCTCGGGCATGCTGTTGCCGGCAGACGGGCCACAACAATGA
- a CDS encoding MCE family protein: MIARVVARRVFALGCCVVLTSTGCAFHGLNSLPLPGAVGRGPGAKIYHVELPNVGTMESNSPVMIDDVVVGSVGAMRVQGWHADVEISVKRDVVVPANVVATVGQTSLLGSMHVELNTPLGQEGSGRLQPGATIPLSRSSAYPSTEQTLSSLGAVVNGGGLGQIGEVIHNFSAALSGHEGAVRDLITRLDTFVGTLDDQRDDIVASIQALNRLSATFADQRDVLTDALHKIPPALEVLIKERPRLTAALDHLRVFSNTATRLVNDSQADLVKNLKNLEPTIKALADVGPDFGAAVAASFVFPFTQNFVDRAVRGDFFNLHFDFDLTIPRLKKGLFLGTHWGQAGMPVPPVPGDPYRLNYTLDPLHNPLRPPWIDPNALPLPPPPPGAVPAPGPGNYGPLPGPPPAAAPLPGPPPGAAPLPGPPPAAAPLPDAGLGQMPAPAEAPGTGAGG; the protein is encoded by the coding sequence ATGATCGCCCGGGTGGTCGCTCGCCGGGTGTTCGCCCTCGGCTGTTGCGTGGTGTTGACGTCGACGGGATGCGCGTTCCACGGCCTGAATTCACTACCGCTGCCCGGTGCGGTCGGACGCGGGCCGGGGGCCAAAATCTACCATGTCGAACTCCCGAATGTCGGCACGATGGAGTCGAATTCGCCGGTGATGATCGACGATGTCGTCGTCGGCAGTGTGGGTGCGATGCGGGTGCAAGGCTGGCACGCCGACGTCGAGATCTCGGTCAAGCGCGATGTGGTCGTTCCGGCCAACGTGGTAGCCACCGTCGGTCAGACCAGCCTGCTGGGCTCGATGCATGTGGAGCTCAATACGCCGCTGGGCCAGGAGGGAAGCGGACGGCTGCAGCCGGGCGCCACCATCCCGCTCAGCCGGTCATCGGCCTACCCGTCGACCGAGCAGACACTGTCGTCGCTGGGCGCGGTCGTCAACGGCGGTGGACTGGGACAGATCGGGGAGGTCATCCACAATTTCTCGGCCGCCCTGTCCGGGCACGAGGGCGCCGTGCGCGATCTGATCACCCGTCTGGACACGTTCGTCGGAACACTGGACGACCAGCGGGACGACATCGTCGCCTCCATCCAGGCGCTGAATCGTCTGTCGGCCACTTTCGCCGACCAACGCGACGTCCTCACCGATGCGCTGCACAAGATACCGCCGGCGCTCGAGGTGTTGATCAAGGAGCGGCCTCGTCTGACGGCAGCCCTGGACCACCTTCGCGTGTTCAGCAACACCGCCACCCGGCTGGTCAACGACTCCCAGGCCGACCTGGTCAAGAACCTCAAAAACCTGGAGCCGACCATCAAGGCGCTCGCCGACGTCGGACCGGACTTCGGCGCGGCGGTCGCGGCGTCGTTCGTGTTCCCGTTCACCCAGAACTTCGTCGACCGAGCGGTCCGAGGCGACTTCTTCAACCTGCATTTCGATTTCGACCTAACGATTCCCCGGCTCAAGAAGGGCTTGTTCCTGGGAACCCACTGGGGGCAGGCGGGTATGCCCGTGCCACCGGTGCCCGGGGACCCCTATCGCTTGAATTACACACTCGATCCTCTGCACAACCCGCTGAGGCCGCCGTGGATCGATCCCAACGCGTTGCCGCTGCCCCCACCACCGCCGGGTGCGGTACCGGCACCGGGACCGGGGAACTATGGACCGCTGCCCGGACCGCCGCCGGCTGCGGCTCCGCTGCCCGGGCCACCGCCTGGTGCGGCTCCGCTGCCCGGCCCCCCGCCGGCTGCGGCTCCGCTGCCCGACGCGGGTCTTGGTCAAATGCCCGCGCCCGCGGAGGCGCCTGGAACGGGAGCCGGTGGATAG
- a CDS encoding MCE family protein has translation MLTRFVRIQLAIFTIAGTIGVISMILFYIQAPTLLGIGRMTVTLELPATGGLYRFSNVTYRGVQLGKVTAVGLTPTGAKATLSLSTSPKVPADLTAAVLSVSAVGEQYVDLQPKTDSPPYLHDGSVIAVRDTTIPQPVAPMLEQVNALVQSIPKTKLGQLLDESFQGFNGTGYDLGSLIDSSKTLSRDANGVVDRTKALTEDTGPLLDTQARTTDSIRTWARSFAGISDTLVNNDSHFRTILQTGPDTANEASRLLEQIKPTLPVLLANLTTIGQIGITYHPSIEQLLVLLPSGVAIEQAAQGENHPDGRAYGDFAATVDDPPICTVGFMPPNTWRSPDDLTDIDTPDGLYCKLPQDSPIAVRGARNYPCMGHPGKRAPTVEICNSDKPYMPLAMRQHTLGPYPLDPNLLAQGVPPDDRITTNDRIFGPVEGTPLPPGAVPRGTPAGPRGENPPPGTVGAAVPPSPSSGPSLPMSRMSADLPPIAPLDVPVAGELPRPAAPPAPVFSPDPAPGDSAPAIPAPANPAPANPAPADTAGGGGPQAAPSSFGANASKPAPSVVVAKYDSRTGRYVGPDGKLYQQSDLVAPKAPKTWKDMLPT, from the coding sequence ATGCTGACGCGCTTCGTTCGTATTCAGCTGGCGATCTTCACGATCGCCGGAACCATCGGCGTGATCTCAATGATCCTGTTCTACATCCAAGCGCCGACGCTGTTGGGCATCGGCCGGATGACGGTGACCCTGGAGCTGCCGGCCACCGGCGGCCTGTATCGATTTTCCAACGTGACCTATCGTGGGGTTCAGCTCGGCAAGGTCACCGCCGTGGGTTTGACGCCGACCGGCGCGAAAGCCACGCTCTCGTTGAGCACTTCACCTAAAGTCCCCGCGGACCTGACAGCCGCGGTACTCAGTGTCTCCGCGGTGGGTGAACAGTACGTAGACCTGCAGCCCAAAACCGATTCGCCACCCTACCTGCACGACGGCTCGGTAATCGCCGTGCGCGACACGACAATTCCGCAGCCGGTCGCCCCGATGCTCGAGCAGGTCAATGCCTTGGTCCAAAGCATCCCGAAGACCAAACTCGGCCAATTGCTGGATGAGTCCTTCCAGGGCTTCAACGGCACCGGTTACGACCTGGGGTCACTGATCGACTCCTCGAAGACGTTGTCCCGCGACGCCAACGGCGTCGTCGATCGCACCAAAGCCCTCACCGAAGACACCGGGCCGCTGCTGGACACCCAGGCGCGCACCACCGATTCGATCAGGACGTGGGCGCGCAGCTTCGCGGGCATCTCGGATACGTTGGTGAACAACGATTCTCACTTCCGCACGATCCTGCAGACCGGTCCCGATACGGCGAACGAAGCATCCCGGCTTCTCGAACAAATCAAACCGACGCTGCCGGTGTTGCTTGCCAACCTGACCACCATCGGGCAGATCGGCATCACCTACCACCCCTCGATCGAGCAGCTACTGGTGTTGCTGCCGTCGGGGGTCGCGATCGAACAGGCCGCGCAGGGTGAAAACCATCCCGACGGAAGGGCTTACGGCGACTTCGCAGCCACGGTCGACGATCCGCCTATCTGCACGGTCGGCTTCATGCCACCCAATACCTGGCGATCCCCGGACGACCTCACCGACATCGACACACCGGACGGGTTGTATTGCAAACTCCCGCAGGACTCACCGATCGCGGTTCGCGGTGCCCGCAACTATCCCTGCATGGGTCACCCGGGTAAGCGCGCGCCGACTGTCGAAATCTGCAACAGCGACAAGCCGTACATGCCGCTGGCGATGCGCCAGCACACCCTCGGTCCCTATCCGCTGGATCCCAATCTGTTAGCCCAGGGTGTCCCGCCCGATGACCGGATCACCACCAATGACAGGATTTTCGGCCCGGTCGAGGGCACGCCGCTGCCGCCGGGGGCGGTTCCGCGCGGCACCCCGGCGGGGCCGCGGGGAGAAAATCCGCCGCCGGGCACGGTGGGAGCCGCCGTTCCGCCATCGCCGTCGTCGGGCCCGTCGCTACCCATGTCCAGAATGTCGGCGGACCTGCCGCCCATCGCGCCGCTCGACGTCCCCGTGGCGGGGGAACTTCCGCGGCCCGCCGCGCCGCCGGCACCGGTTTTTTCTCCCGACCCCGCGCCGGGCGATTCCGCACCTGCCATCCCCGCACCGGCCAACCCCGCACCGGCCAATCCCGCACCGGCCGACACGGCCGGCGGTGGAGGACCCCAGGCCGCTCCAAGCTCGTTCGGGGCCAACGCATCTAAGCCCGCGCCCTCGGTCGTGGTGGCAAAGTACGATTCGCGCACCGGTCGCTATGTCGGTCCGGACGGAAAGCTGTACCAGCAGTCGGACCTCGTTGCTCCGAAAGCGCCCAAGACGTGGAAGGACATGCTTCCCACCTGA
- a CDS encoding Rv2253/PknI dimerization domain-containing protein: protein MRSVKTLTTATLVAAIAFGGLSTASTARAITKEDVAINGTFRATSIGDWAQRNDQYFGEPTVYQTWTISSTCESTMECHGTVTSDQGWSAPLYMKDGEMWKVRREVPDWERCEDGTAFPGVQTFFFYPVNDNGGFQIGSRVLSGKDKTVGPSGACGQNNWLDIAMPLRLDQLS, encoded by the coding sequence ATGCGTTCAGTCAAGACACTCACCACCGCAACGCTGGTGGCTGCCATTGCATTCGGCGGTTTGAGCACTGCATCAACGGCCCGGGCGATAACCAAGGAAGACGTGGCGATCAACGGGACTTTCCGCGCCACATCCATTGGGGATTGGGCCCAGAGAAATGACCAGTACTTCGGCGAACCGACGGTCTACCAAACGTGGACGATCAGTTCGACGTGCGAGTCAACCATGGAATGCCACGGCACGGTGACGAGCGACCAGGGCTGGAGCGCTCCCCTCTATATGAAAGATGGGGAGATGTGGAAGGTGAGGCGCGAAGTGCCGGACTGGGAGCGGTGCGAGGACGGTACCGCGTTCCCCGGGGTACAGACCTTCTTTTTCTACCCGGTGAACGACAATGGTGGATTCCAAATCGGGTCGCGAGTCCTCTCGGGCAAGGACAAGACGGTCGGCCCAAGCGGTGCCTGCGGGCAAAACAATTGGCTTGATATCGCGATGCCGTTACGCCTCGACCAGCTCTCCTGA
- a CDS encoding TetR/AcrR family transcriptional regulator: MGTARQPVTGEQFWLIEHSAARTRVLDAALDLFATHGVSGTSLQMIADAVGITKAAVYHQFRTKEQIVIAVTERELGRLEPALEAAEAYDDGPQARDALLVGVVEMAVRDRRLVRTLQFDPVVVRLLAEHKPFQVFMDRLYQVLLSDAGLDGRIEAAMFSGALSTAVMHPLVADIDDDTLLERVTDLSRRLLGLPRKP; the protein is encoded by the coding sequence GTGGGAACAGCACGGCAGCCGGTCACCGGTGAGCAATTCTGGCTGATCGAGCACAGCGCTGCGCGGACCCGGGTACTCGATGCCGCGTTGGACCTGTTCGCCACACACGGTGTCAGCGGTACGTCGCTGCAGATGATCGCCGACGCCGTCGGAATCACGAAAGCTGCCGTCTACCACCAATTTCGGACCAAGGAGCAGATCGTCATCGCCGTGACCGAGCGCGAACTCGGCCGGCTCGAGCCGGCGCTCGAGGCGGCCGAAGCGTACGACGACGGGCCTCAAGCACGAGATGCGTTGTTGGTGGGCGTGGTTGAGATGGCCGTGCGTGACCGCCGGTTGGTACGCACGTTGCAATTCGATCCCGTTGTAGTCCGGCTGCTGGCCGAGCACAAGCCATTTCAGGTTTTCATGGACCGCTTGTATCAGGTCCTGCTGAGCGATGCTGGTCTAGACGGGCGGATCGAAGCCGCCATGTTCTCCGGCGCGCTCAGCACCGCGGTCATGCATCCGCTGGTTGCCGACATCGATGACGACACGTTGCTCGAACGGGTTACCGATTTGAGCCGCCGCCTGCTCGGCCTGCCCCGCAAGCCCTGA
- a CDS encoding cytochrome c oxidase subunit 3 family protein — MTDLADKRGGVRAVPGQPDMWAFVLFETLLFTAYFGFYLFSRGRNPELFLQSQAHLDLRVGVFNTLFLLLSSWSVARCVQSARAGAYRAALRDVLITAALAVVFLFLKVFEWARLVHTGNGVASNDFFMYYFFLTGIHFVHLLIGFVVLGVIVYQLRSPMRRSQELVETGATYWHTVDFLWVLIFALLYVVR; from the coding sequence GTGACCGACCTGGCCGACAAGCGCGGAGGCGTCAGGGCCGTGCCGGGCCAACCCGACATGTGGGCCTTCGTGTTATTCGAGACCCTGCTCTTCACAGCGTATTTCGGCTTCTACTTGTTCTCGCGGGGCCGCAATCCCGAGCTCTTCCTGCAGTCGCAGGCGCACCTCGACCTGCGCGTCGGAGTCTTCAATACGTTGTTCCTATTGCTCAGCTCGTGGTCGGTGGCGCGGTGTGTTCAGTCGGCACGCGCCGGCGCCTATCGGGCGGCTCTCAGGGATGTCCTCATCACGGCAGCGCTCGCCGTTGTGTTCCTTTTCCTCAAGGTGTTTGAGTGGGCTCGGTTGGTTCACACGGGAAACGGCGTGGCCAGCAACGACTTCTTCATGTACTACTTTTTTCTCACCGGGATCCACTTCGTGCACCTGCTGATCGGCTTCGTCGTCCTGGGCGTCATCGTCTATCAACTTCGCAGTCCGATGCGGCGCTCCCAGGAACTCGTCGAAACCGGCGCAACGTATTGGCACACCGTCGATTTCCTTTGGGTGCTCATCTTTGCGCTGCTCTACGTGGTGAGGTGA
- a CDS encoding cytochrome C oxidase subunit IV family protein, translating into MKFNKRLLVVWVILAALTLGYLWIDRSVDGALKSSAVVTSSVIVIALVKVRIIFREFMEVRDAPVLLCRLTDAWVVLIGIVLLGCYFAGMQVR; encoded by the coding sequence GTGAAATTCAATAAGAGGCTGCTGGTTGTCTGGGTGATCCTGGCCGCGCTGACACTGGGCTATCTGTGGATAGACCGCTCCGTCGACGGTGCGCTGAAATCCAGCGCCGTGGTGACGTCGAGCGTCATCGTCATCGCACTGGTCAAGGTGCGCATCATCTTTCGCGAGTTCATGGAGGTGCGAGACGCACCGGTCCTGCTGTGCCGGCTCACCGACGCGTGGGTGGTGCTGATCGGCATCGTCTTGCTCGGCTGCTACTTCGCCGGCATGCAGGTCAGGTAG
- a CDS encoding cytochrome P450: protein MSTYDSIDFFTDPSLVPDPHPYFDYLRSQNPVLRLPHYGVVAVTGYDEACEIYKDPDTFSNIVALGGPFPPLPFTPEGDDITPQIDQHRSSFPMFEHMVTMDPPDHTKARSVLAKLLTPSRLKQNEEFMWRLADRQLDEFLHNGECEFIAEYSKPFATLVIADLLGVPESDHKEFRKVLGADRPEARVGALDHESVGINPLEWLDDKFCNYIEDRRREPRGDDVLTHLAEAKYPDGSTPPVIEVVRSATFLFAAGQETTAKLLSAALQVLGDRPDIQQQLREDRSLIPGFIEESLRMDSPVKSDSRLARKATTIGGVDIPAGTVVMILPGAANRDPRRFENPHEFDLRRKNVREHMAFARGVHSCPGGPLARVEGRVSIERILDRMPHIEINEAHHGPAAERRYTYEPTYILRGLSELHLSFATADAIAPVA, encoded by the coding sequence ATGAGCACGTACGACTCGATCGACTTCTTCACCGATCCGTCACTGGTCCCAGATCCGCACCCGTACTTCGACTACCTGCGCAGTCAAAACCCGGTATTGCGTCTTCCGCACTACGGCGTCGTCGCGGTCACCGGCTACGACGAAGCCTGCGAGATCTACAAGGACCCGGACACGTTCTCCAACATCGTCGCGCTCGGCGGCCCCTTCCCGCCGCTCCCGTTCACGCCCGAAGGCGACGACATCACCCCCCAGATCGACCAGCATCGCAGCTCCTTCCCCATGTTCGAGCACATGGTCACCATGGATCCGCCGGACCACACCAAGGCCCGGTCGGTGCTCGCCAAGCTGCTGACCCCGAGCCGGCTGAAGCAGAACGAGGAGTTCATGTGGCGCCTCGCCGACCGTCAGCTCGACGAGTTCCTGCACAACGGCGAGTGTGAGTTCATCGCCGAATACTCAAAGCCCTTCGCCACCTTGGTGATCGCCGACCTGCTCGGCGTCCCGGAATCCGACCACAAGGAGTTTCGTAAAGTCTTGGGCGCCGACCGACCCGAAGCGCGGGTGGGTGCCCTCGACCACGAGTCCGTCGGCATCAATCCGCTGGAGTGGCTCGACGACAAGTTCTGCAACTACATCGAGGACCGGCGGCGTGAACCACGCGGCGACGACGTACTGACTCACCTGGCGGAAGCGAAGTATCCGGACGGATCGACGCCCCCGGTGATCGAGGTGGTCCGCTCGGCCACGTTCCTCTTCGCCGCCGGACAGGAGACCACGGCCAAGTTGCTCAGCGCCGCCCTGCAAGTGCTTGGTGACCGGCCCGACATCCAGCAACAGTTGCGTGAGGACCGCAGTCTGATTCCCGGGTTCATCGAGGAATCGCTGCGCATGGACAGCCCCGTCAAGAGCGACTCGCGGCTGGCCCGCAAGGCAACCACCATCGGCGGTGTCGACATCCCCGCGGGCACCGTGGTGATGATCCTGCCGGGTGCAGCCAACCGCGACCCCCGCCGGTTCGAGAACCCGCACGAGTTCGACCTGCGCCGCAAGAACGTTCGCGAACACATGGCGTTCGCCCGCGGCGTGCACTCCTGCCCCGGCGGCCCGCTCGCCCGCGTCGAGGGCCGTGTCTCGATCGAGCGGATCCTGGACCGGATGCCGCACATCGAGATCAACGAGGCCCATCACGGGCCTGCCGCGGAGCGTCGCTACACCTACGAGCCGACCTACATCCTGCGCGGCCTGAGCGAACTGCACCTGTCGTTCGCCACGGCGGACGCGATCGCGCCGGTGGCATAG
- a CDS encoding TetR/AcrR family transcriptional regulator, producing MTSARRIGAPDAKNRVLLLDAAEQLMLEEGYAAVTSRRLANKAGLKPQLVHYYFRTMEELFLEVFRRRAEEALEAHAQMLKLPQPLWALWRFGTDPAFTRISMEFMALANHRKDMRAEIAYYAERFREEQRQAVATALERYGSRIQDEGQDIDISPVVWTVLMSSLSRFLVLEQAIGMSAGHAETLELVENYLRRLEGEPQPIEGVPETWLVHQFRSEQSTPLGPSLDTTTDPSTARSQ from the coding sequence ATGACATCGGCCCGCAGAATCGGGGCACCGGACGCGAAAAATCGCGTTCTGCTGCTCGATGCCGCCGAGCAGCTGATGCTCGAGGAGGGCTATGCCGCGGTCACGTCGCGCCGCCTCGCGAACAAGGCCGGGCTGAAGCCTCAGCTGGTGCATTACTACTTCCGCACCATGGAAGAGCTGTTCCTGGAAGTCTTCCGTCGCCGGGCGGAAGAAGCGCTCGAAGCCCACGCGCAAATGCTGAAGTTGCCACAGCCGCTGTGGGCGCTGTGGAGATTCGGCACCGATCCCGCCTTCACCCGGATTTCCATGGAATTCATGGCACTGGCCAATCACCGCAAAGACATGCGGGCCGAAATCGCGTATTACGCAGAACGTTTTCGCGAAGAACAGCGCCAAGCGGTGGCGACGGCGCTGGAACGCTACGGCTCCAGGATCCAAGACGAGGGCCAGGACATCGACATTTCTCCGGTGGTGTGGACGGTGCTGATGAGCAGCCTGTCGCGCTTTCTGGTGCTCGAGCAGGCGATCGGCATGTCCGCCGGCCATGCCGAGACGCTGGAGTTGGTCGAGAACTACTTGCGGCGCCTGGAAGGCGAACCGCAGCCGATCGAGGGTGTACCGGAGACCTGGCTGGTTCACCAGTTCCGCAGCGAGCAGAGCACGCCTTTGGGGCCGTCCTTGGATACGACGACGGATCCGTCCACCGCCAGATCGCAGTGA